AGACTGCGGAGGAATACTTGCGCGTGAAACGGAATGGACACTTTCGACTCACCAGCGGCAGCAATGACCGTGCTGGTTGAAAAGTCGATTACTTGATAGGCGTTTTTGGGCAACGCTTTGCGCAACGCCCGATCTGAGAACAACTCGACTTGAATTGACGGAGTCGTAGCCTCACCGTTTCGCGCCGCATCACCACCAACCCCCAGCAGGGCAAGCTCCACCACCGAAGGTTTGCCTGACGTGCTGATGCACAGTACGTCAACATGTCCTCGCACATATTCGGGCTCGCTTAGCGGCAAGCTCTTGGCCATCGCTCCGATTTTTACCGACGTGATAGTGCATGTCACTGGGGCGTTGGCAAGTGCCGCCGACGGTATCAGCAGTGGCAGCCAGACTGCCAATTTTGCAAGACGTTGAATGAAGCAGCTCATTGGACTTTGCAATACGCACAAGTAGTAAGGGCGCGCTCTCGGTCGCGAGCCCGCTAGGGCCGCAAGGCCCTCGACGCGACTGACGCTCCCGGTTCACATGGAATCGAGATGGCAAATAAATGCGTCTCTGCTACCGTGTGCGTCGACCTTGAGTCAACTTCAGTTCTTTGCCAGGACACAGGAGCATCAGCAAGAATTGAGTAGGTTACGGCAGTTTTAAATGATAAACAACATTTAAACTATCAAAATCGTCACTCCGTCAAAATAGTCACACTGTATGTTGCTTGTGTCCGTCCAGGCAGGACATTCAGAGTCGACGGTGAATAGAAATAATTGCCTAGTAGAGGTGTTTGGGATTCTTTGTGGTTACTTTCATGGACAGCCTTGAGGTTCCGTCACTCACCAAAGCCATGGTCGTAGAGGTTTTGGCTACTCGCATGGATGTCAATACGCGGGCGTCCGGTGAGCTTGTGGAAGCGTTTTTTGAACTGATCCAGGAACGACTTTGCAGCGGTGAAGATGTGAAGCTCGTTGGATTTGGACACTTCGACGTTAGGAAAAAGGCAGCCAGAGTTGGCCGCAATCCAAGGACAGGTGAGGCCGTCCTCATCTCCCCTCGTCAGGTGGTGACGTTTTCCGCCAGTCCCACACTCAAGAAGCGATTGGCGTCGGGACGCACAACGGAACCGACATCCCACACGTCGTGACTTCAGTTGGGACGATCCTGCACGAGAGCCCGCTCATGCAACTGAAAGGGCCAATCAGCGAGACTTGAAAAATCGAGCCAACCACCCTTTGGGCGTCTTGAGATTGAGGGAGTGCGTTTTCAAACCCGTGGT
The sequence above is a segment of the Hydrogenophaga sp. BPS33 genome. Coding sequences within it:
- a CDS encoding integration host factor subunit alpha, which encodes MDSLEVPSLTKAMVVEVLATRMDVNTRASGELVEAFFELIQERLCSGEDVKLVGFGHFDVRKKAARVGRNPRTGEAVLISPRQVVTFSASPTLKKRLASGRTTEPTSHTS